One window of Bacillus alkalicellulosilyticus genomic DNA carries:
- a CDS encoding YciI family protein, with translation MSKHFAAILKMKNPEINAKYRPAHLEYLQELEQEGKIFAKGPFIDGTGGMVIYIAESIEEAKELAEKDPYIIEGVRTLELHEWGI, from the coding sequence ATGTCAAAACATTTTGCGGCTATATTGAAAATGAAAAATCCAGAAATTAACGCAAAGTATCGACCAGCACACTTAGAGTACTTACAGGAACTCGAACAAGAAGGAAAGATTTTTGCAAAGGGACCATTTATTGATGGTACTGGTGGAATGGTAATCTATATTGCAGAGTCAATTGAAGAAGCAAAAGAATTAGCAGAAAAAGATCCTTATATCATTGAAGGAGTTCGAACTTTAGAATTACATGAGTGGGGAATCTAA
- a CDS encoding sensor histidine kinase, with product MNIKLFLDQLSFKNKIFLSFLVIVLILTGVSLLFVTSIRHVDNLNKDINQQDIPQLLLVHELQREAFSKRYILEGIMTYGFDSVTDFFYYNNSIETGNQPVSDELHSIRASLMEIDFIYLNKVQGLLRFDNFAMAEMVIEEELLPKMIKIEEDLFKLEQTISYSIANEANKISTVLHQSLFILFVTTTIAVTIAISLSLKISSEITKPIDQLINKVVLIAKGNYGLKVGKIEQFEFENLTTSINYMSDSLKHSFTRLSQEKLVREQILSSLPVGIISVDEEKNEIDINHTAAQLLGIPKERLKKELTSENKLSHNEFWEWYYSKELFETRKTKLTNEKQPITVLVSQSALYNNNNKIIGRLFHFIDISMIEKLQETVHRTEKLAIVGELAAGAAHEIRNPLAVIQGFLTIMNGSVPHQDQEKYQLPLLLKELERINLIIEDMLMLSKPGSPRKKSYVFVEVLNDIMPIIKTSCPPDIDIEIKMDPFVSNIDFDQMKQVFYNLIRNSIQAIGSNGVISIYSKLEGNQAAIYIRDTGCGIPEDIQHQVFEPFISNKDDGTGLGLTIIQRIIENHQGTIQLLSTSEEGTTFKILLPIEK from the coding sequence ATGAACATTAAATTATTTTTAGACCAATTGTCATTTAAAAACAAAATATTTCTCTCTTTTTTAGTCATTGTTTTGATACTAACTGGGGTTTCTTTATTATTTGTAACTTCTATTCGCCATGTAGATAATCTTAACAAAGATATAAATCAACAAGATATTCCTCAATTACTTCTAGTGCATGAATTACAAAGGGAGGCTTTTTCCAAGAGGTATATTTTAGAAGGAATTATGACATACGGCTTTGATAGCGTTACTGATTTTTTCTACTATAATAATTCTATTGAAACCGGTAATCAGCCTGTATCTGATGAACTCCATTCCATACGAGCGTCTTTAATGGAAATAGATTTTATATATTTAAATAAAGTTCAAGGATTGCTCCGTTTTGATAATTTCGCTATGGCTGAAATGGTTATTGAAGAAGAGTTATTACCGAAAATGATTAAAATTGAAGAAGATTTATTTAAACTAGAGCAAACCATTTCCTATTCAATTGCAAATGAGGCAAACAAAATATCGACAGTTCTCCATCAATCTCTGTTTATTCTTTTTGTTACTACAACTATAGCAGTAACGATTGCTATTTCATTATCTTTAAAAATCAGCTCTGAAATTACAAAACCAATTGACCAATTGATAAACAAAGTGGTACTTATCGCGAAAGGAAACTATGGATTAAAAGTTGGTAAGATAGAACAATTCGAATTTGAAAATTTAACAACCTCTATTAACTACATGTCAGATAGTTTAAAACACTCATTTACGAGACTATCTCAAGAAAAATTAGTAAGAGAACAAATTCTATCCTCACTACCTGTTGGAATTATATCAGTCGATGAAGAAAAAAATGAAATTGACATTAACCATACCGCTGCACAGTTATTGGGGATTCCAAAAGAAAGATTAAAAAAGGAGTTAACTTCTGAAAACAAATTGAGTCATAACGAGTTTTGGGAGTGGTATTATTCCAAAGAATTGTTTGAAACAAGAAAAACAAAATTAACTAACGAGAAACAGCCAATAACTGTCCTAGTATCCCAATCTGCCCTTTATAACAACAACAATAAAATAATCGGTAGGTTATTTCACTTCATTGACATTTCGATGATTGAAAAATTACAAGAAACTGTCCATCGCACAGAAAAATTAGCAATAGTTGGGGAATTAGCTGCTGGAGCAGCACATGAGATACGAAACCCGTTGGCTGTTATCCAAGGGTTTTTGACGATAATGAATGGTAGTGTTCCTCATCAAGACCAGGAAAAATATCAGCTACCTCTGCTTTTGAAAGAACTAGAACGGATTAACTTAATTATTGAGGATATGTTGATGTTATCGAAACCAGGAAGTCCAAGGAAAAAAAGCTATGTCTTTGTTGAAGTCTTAAATGACATTATGCCAATTATAAAAACTAGTTGCCCTCCTGATATTGATATTGAAATAAAGATGGATCCGTTTGTATCAAATATTGATTTTGACCAAATGAAACAAGTCTTTTATAATCTCATTCGAAATAGCATACAAGCAATAGGAAGTAACGGGGTTATCTCCATCTATTCTAAACTTGAAGGAAACCAGGCAGCCATCTATATTCGTGATACCGGATGTGGAATTCCAGAGGATATTCAGCATCAAGTTTTTGAACCTTTTATTAGCAATAAAGACGATGGAACTGGCCTAGGCTTGACGATAATTCAACGGATTATTGAAAATCATCAAGGCACGATTCAATTGCTTTCAACTTCAGAGGAAGGAACTACATTTAAAATACTACTACCTATAGAAAAATAA
- a CDS encoding CAP domain-containing protein: protein MTKKVMLFTFALFLCFPLLSEAQQIRTFKEPPFEHYKVSRGDSFWFIAQRYGLDYRELMRLNPEINPRNLHVGEVIRLKESATHHSTFEDQVVSLVNQERAKQGLRPLTHRADVKNVAHKKAEDMIKSNYFSHQSPNYGSPFDMLRTFGISYSTAGENIAKGQKTPEEVMRSWMNSPGHRQNIMNAQYDTIGVGFYHGAWVQMFIKAR from the coding sequence ATGACAAAGAAAGTTATGCTATTTACGTTTGCTCTTTTCTTATGTTTCCCTCTATTATCAGAGGCACAACAAATCAGAACGTTTAAAGAGCCACCATTTGAGCATTATAAAGTTTCCCGTGGAGATTCCTTTTGGTTTATTGCACAGCGTTACGGACTCGATTACCGTGAATTAATGCGATTAAATCCAGAAATAAACCCTCGTAATTTGCACGTAGGAGAGGTGATTCGATTAAAGGAATCAGCGACACATCACAGTACATTTGAAGACCAAGTTGTTAGCTTAGTAAATCAAGAGAGAGCAAAACAAGGATTGCGTCCATTAACTCATCGTGCCGATGTTAAAAATGTTGCTCATAAAAAAGCGGAGGACATGATTAAGTCCAATTACTTTTCTCATCAAAGTCCAAATTATGGTTCTCCATTTGATATGTTACGAACATTTGGAATTTCCTATAGTACAGCTGGTGAGAACATTGCAAAAGGACAAAAAACGCCTGAAGAAGTCATGCGTTCTTGGATGAATTCCCCAGGTCATCGTCAAAACATCATGAATGCTCAATATGACACCATTGGCGTAGGTTTTTATCATGGTGCTTGGGTTCAAATGTTTATAAAAGCAAGATAA
- a CDS encoding BMP family ABC transporter substrate-binding protein, with protein MSQSKLSKKIVSLSIAISFILIVTLGFSIFALLQPNTKAVTLPNQLVGIITSDTIHDQSWGSLAYKGKLLIIENHPVTVELMSEQNTDEKMLESTLKFIEDGAKLIIGHGREFSPLFTELAPSYEDIHFVTINGDSEHNNQSVFTTNPYSYGYMAGMVAALLTNNNKIALLQPHEPEDKTQASFEMAIKEFNPKAAIYIEELDTRDDEENAVRITEQLINQGVDLIFSTGNAYNRAVIHAAKEANIMVIGFIDDQQYMAKNHVITSLVIDIPNIYNIILEQHLSETGIIPGLNVLDFRDDIYQLAPFGPMVSNDVIDKINTQLTKYNEGEFEIINSN; from the coding sequence ATGTCGCAATCAAAATTAAGTAAGAAGATCGTGTCACTAAGTATTGCCATTAGTTTTATTTTGATTGTAACTTTAGGGTTTAGTATTTTTGCCCTACTTCAACCAAATACAAAAGCTGTTACTCTTCCTAATCAATTAGTTGGGATTATAACTTCAGATACGATTCACGACCAAAGCTGGGGTAGCTTAGCATATAAAGGTAAATTGTTAATCATAGAAAACCATCCTGTGACTGTCGAATTAATGAGTGAGCAAAACACGGATGAGAAAATGCTAGAGTCTACTTTGAAATTCATTGAGGACGGAGCAAAATTAATCATTGGGCACGGGCGTGAGTTTTCTCCTCTCTTTACTGAACTTGCTCCCTCTTATGAAGATATCCATTTTGTTACAATTAATGGTGATTCGGAACATAATAACCAATCTGTCTTTACTACGAACCCTTATTCTTATGGATACATGGCTGGAATGGTTGCTGCGTTACTGACAAATAACAACAAAATTGCTTTATTGCAACCACATGAACCAGAAGATAAAACCCAAGCTTCATTTGAAATGGCAATTAAAGAATTTAACCCTAAGGCTGCTATTTATATAGAGGAATTAGATACCCGCGATGACGAAGAAAACGCTGTTCGTATTACAGAACAGTTGATTAATCAAGGTGTTGATTTAATTTTCTCTACTGGAAATGCTTACAACAGAGCAGTCATTCATGCTGCTAAAGAAGCTAATATTATGGTAATTGGGTTTATTGACGACCAACAGTATATGGCCAAAAATCATGTTATTACAAGTTTAGTTATTGATATACCGAATATATACAATATTATATTAGAACAGCATTTGAGTGAAACTGGTATTATTCCGGGGTTAAACGTTCTTGACTTCCGGGATGATATTTATCAATTAGCACCTTTTGGACCAATGGTATCAAACGATGTGATAGACAAAATAAATACACAACTGACAAAATATAACGAAGGAGAGTTTGAGATCATAAATTCTAATTAA